The genomic stretch GCGCGGTTCCAGCGCAATGGCGCGCGCGATCGCCACGCGTTGCTGCTGCCCGCCTGACAATTGCAACGGGTAGTGGTCGGCGCGGTCGCCGAGGTGCACGCGGTCCAATGCCGCGGCCGCCTTCGCCTCGGCCTCCGCCCGCCCCAGCCCCTGCACCTTGCGCAGCGCCAGCGCGACATTCCCGAGCGCCGTCATGTGCGGATAGAGGTTGAAGGACTGGAACACCATTCCGATCCGCTGGCGCGCCTTGTTGATGTCGGTGCGCGCATCGAGCATGTCGATGCCATCCACCGTGACCGAGCCGGAGGACGGGTCCTCCAGCCGGTTCAGGCAGCGCAGCAGCGTCGACTTCCCCGATCCCGAGGGGCCGATCAGGAAGACCAGTTCCTTCTCGGCCACGACAAGATCCACGCCCTTCAGCACATGGAGGTGGCCGAAATGCTTGTGGATCGCGCGCGCCTCGACGATCGGGGCGCCGGGCATCAGCTGCAGCGCGGGTTCTGCGGGGTCGGGTCGTAGCCCGGCATGTCCGGCGGGCCATAGCCGGGGAACTCGATGTTCTCGGCCTGGTCGGGGCCGGGGCGGT from Roseomonas fluvialis encodes the following:
- a CDS encoding amino acid ABC transporter ATP-binding protein, with amino-acid sequence MVEARAIHKHFGHLHVLKGVDLVVAEKELVFLIGPSGSGKSTLLRCLNRLEDPSSGSVTVDGIDMLDARTDINKARQRIGMVFQSFNLYPHMTALGNVALALRKVQGLGRAEAEAKAAAALDRVHLGDRADHYPLQLSGGQQQRVAIARAIALEPRVMLFDEPTSALDPELVGGVLAVMRELREDGMTMVVVSHEMGFAKAAADRVVFMADGAIVETGVPDEIFANPQHDRTRSFIRQIERH